The following coding sequences lie in one Kryptolebias marmoratus isolate JLee-2015 linkage group LG5, ASM164957v2, whole genome shotgun sequence genomic window:
- the dpm3 gene encoding dolichol-phosphate mannosyltransferase subunit 3 — translation MHHKFDVNILRRAEVAFERRSFIKKNPSGAFSTMTKLMQWLFGVSLLATAWAVVTFDLFGLSFPPEYREVAWPMPVYLLVSFGCFSLATVGYRVATFNDCDEAARELQDQIKEAKEDLRKKGLKL, via the exons ATGCATCACAAATTTGACGTCAATATTCTGCGCAGGGCTGAGGTGGCGTTTGAAAGGAG GtcgtttataaaaaaaaatccgtCAGGAGCTTTTTCCACCATGACGAAACTGATGCAGTGGTTGTTCGGCGTGTCGCTGCTGGCCACAGCTTGGGCTGTGGTCACTTTCGACCTGTTCGGCCTGAGCTTTCCGCCGGAGTACCGGGAAGTCGCCTGGCCGATGCCCGTCTACCTGCTGGTGTCTTTCGGCTGCTTCTCCCTGGCCACGGTGGGATACCGGGTGGCCACCTTCAATGACTGCGATGAGGCAGCCAGAGAGCTCCAGGACCAGataaaagaagctaaagaaGACTTGAGAAAAAAGGGCTTGAAGCTGTAG